A region of Carassius gibelio isolate Cgi1373 ecotype wild population from Czech Republic chromosome B11, carGib1.2-hapl.c, whole genome shotgun sequence DNA encodes the following proteins:
- the LOC127968634 gene encoding fibromodulin, protein MRLIALLLLGLLKFSLAQDGDPFQWLSSLHSRGYASLQADNTGGECPEECDCPPTFPTAMYCDNRNMKQMPYIPSRMKYVYLQHNQITSVPDDAFGNATRLVWVFLHENRINSVGKQAFAKLVNLDRLYLNNNNLTEVPSNLPRSLHDLRLNHNKITKLPPNAFEGMENLTILLLQNNGLQDISGLKGLKSLILLDVSGNQLKKVPNGLPEMLHQLYLESNSIEALPENFLSQFTNLQYVRISHNELTNKGIPQNTFNNSGLVELDLSFNKLESIPVVSTNLQHLYLQANQIKEFTLGSFCSVLDAMNFSKLRVLRLEGNEISIGDMPSEAALCLPLASDIAV, encoded by the exons ATGCGGCTAATCGCTCTTCTGCTGTTGGGACTCCTGAAGTTCTCGCTGGCTCAGGACGGAGATCCTTTCCAGTGGCTTTCTTCCCTTCACAGCCGTGGATACGCCTCTCTGCAGGCCGACAACACTGGAGGAGAATGTCCCGAGGAGTGCGACTGTCCTCCAACATTCCCAACTGCCATGTACTGCGACAACCGCAACATGAAACAAATGCCTTACATCCCATCCCGGATGAAGTATGTGTACCTGCAACACAATCAGATCACCTCTGTCCCAGATGATGCTTTTGGAAATGCCACCAGACTTGTGTGGGTTTTTTTGCATGAGAATCGCATTAACTCAGTGGGCAAGCAAGCGTTTGCCAAACTGGTGAACTTGGATCGCCTGTACCTGAACAACAACAACCTAACCGAGGTGCCGTCCAACCTGCCTCGCTCACTACATGACCTTCGTCTCAATCACAATAAAATCACCAAGTTGCCCCCCAACGCTTTTGAGGGCATGGAGAATTTGACCATACTTTTGCTCCAGAACAACGGTCTGCAGGATATCAGTGGCCTGAAAGGTCTGAAATCGTTAATTCTGCTGGATGTGAGCGGTAACCAGCTCAAGAAGGTTCCTAATGGTCTCCCTGAGATGCTCCACCAGCTCTACCTAGAGTCCAACTCCATCGAAGCACTTCCAGAGAACTTCCTCAGCCAGTTCACCAACCTGCAGTATGTCCGTATTTCTCACAATGAGCTCACAAACAAAGGCATCCCTCAAAACACCTTTAACAACAGCGGTCTGGTGGAGCTGGATTTGTCCTTCAACAAGTTGGAGAGCATTCCTGTTGTTAGTACTAATCTGCAACATCTTTATCTGCAGGCCAATCAGATTAAAG AGTTTACACTGGGCAGTTTCTGCAGTGTGCTTGATGCTATGAACTTCTCCAAGCTGCGAGTCTTGAGGCTGGAAGGAAATGAGATCAGTATTGGAGACATGCCCTCTGAAGCTGCCCTGTGTCTTCCTCTGGCTTCTGATATTGCTGTGTAA